In the genome of Aspergillus flavus chromosome 8, complete sequence, one region contains:
- a CDS encoding putative glycan biosynthesis protein gives MRVLWFFKRLSRMVRGQSLRRLAFPLTLLIVAASLGLYLLLAYSLANDPRLVPIAFQEAKSILLVTAHPDDETLFFSPTITYRRDDANVKRSLLVISSGNYDGLGDKRQSELHSSCEKLGISEDRCVVLDIAELQDNPKQWWDGDMVKDLVSSYKEKWHVDLIVTFDHGGISGHINHRSVSAGVRKYIQSTPDAPAAYMLQSTPLLRKYSSLLDLIPTSIPFAWRILKALLTTPLGKKVEHNTVHDVVPLVAYNNKALIVSSWKAYRVSRAAFSQHDSQYSWDRSLYLVVSRYMWFNTLAKIA, from the exons ATGCGTGTCCTCTGGTTCTTCAAGCGTCTCAGTCGAATGGTTAGAGGACAAAGCCTCAGGCGTCTGGCATTTCCGCTCACTCTCTTGATAGTAGCAGCTTCTCTTGGTCTCTATCTTCTGCTTGCATATTCCCTAGCAAATGATCCTCGGCTTGTTCCGATCGCATTCCAGGAAGCTAAAAGTATCCTTCTGGTGACCGCACATCCTGACGATGAGACACTCTTCTTTAGTCCGACTATTACCTATCGCCGGGATGACGCAAATGTAAAGCGCTCATTGTTGGTTATATCTTCGG GAAACTACGACGGACTGGGCGACAAGCGACAAAGTGAGCTTCACAGTAGCTGTGAGAAACTCGGGATCTCCGAGGACCGATGCGTTGTTCTAGATATTGCGGAACTCCAAGACAATCCCAAGCAATGGTGGGACGGGGATATGGTCAAGGATCTCGTTTCTTCttataaagaaaaatggcATGTTGACTTG ATAGTCACTTTTGACCACGGCGGTATATCCGGCCATATAAACCATCGATCTGTGAGCGCCGGTGTGCG TAAATATATCCAATCCACACCAGATGCGCCCGCCGCATACATGCTCCAGAGTACACCACTTCTACGAAAATACTCCTCCCTCCTCGACCTAATCCCCACTTCCATCCCATTCGCCTGGCGCATACTGAAAGCCCTCCTCACCACGCCACTCGGTAAAAAAGTCGAGCATAACACGGTACACGACGTCGTTCCGTTGGTTGCATACAATAATAAAGCGCTTATTGTTAGCTCGTGGAAAGCATATCGGGTCTCACGAGCGGCATTCAGTCAGCACGATAGTCAGTATTCATGGGATCGTTCGCTATACCTGGTGGTCAGCCGATATATGTGGTTCAACACATTGGCAAAGATAGCATAG